In Alkalispirochaeta americana, one DNA window encodes the following:
- the ftsY gene encoding signal recognition particle-docking protein FtsY translates to MAGKKRFGARLRELFSLGGKEEDDFYEELEDLLIEADLGASVTVELVDQLRVSRRSRDREGILQGLRELLLEGLAPAELDLDPQRLNVVLFLGVNGVGKTTNLAKFAHWYQREWPQTGMLLAAGDTFRAAAVEQLSLHAERLGVRIVRQGTGSDAGAVIHDAITSAQSRGERLVLADTAGRMHNRADLVRELEKIHGIIRKLTGDEAVYRKVLVIDGTTGQNALRQAELFHEAVGVDAVLLSKYDSAARGGVLVPLQRSLGLRCGWVGTGETYQDLHRFSPDAYVDDLLAP, encoded by the coding sequence ATGGCAGGAAAAAAACGATTTGGGGCTCGCCTGCGGGAGCTTTTCTCTCTGGGAGGGAAGGAAGAAGACGACTTCTACGAGGAGTTGGAAGATCTCCTGATCGAGGCGGATCTGGGGGCGTCTGTAACGGTGGAACTGGTTGACCAGTTGCGGGTGTCCCGGCGATCCCGGGATCGAGAGGGAATTCTTCAGGGGCTGAGGGAACTGCTTCTTGAAGGGCTTGCACCGGCAGAGCTTGATCTGGATCCACAGCGCCTGAACGTGGTCCTCTTCCTGGGGGTCAACGGTGTGGGGAAAACAACCAACCTGGCCAAGTTTGCCCACTGGTATCAGCGCGAATGGCCGCAGACAGGGATGCTTCTGGCTGCGGGAGATACTTTCAGGGCTGCTGCAGTGGAGCAACTCTCTCTTCACGCAGAGCGTCTGGGTGTGAGAATCGTCCGCCAGGGTACCGGTTCTGATGCGGGAGCGGTGATTCACGACGCAATCACCAGCGCCCAGTCCCGGGGGGAGCGGCTGGTTTTGGCCGATACGGCGGGACGGATGCACAATCGGGCCGATCTGGTGCGGGAGCTTGAAAAAATCCACGGTATTATCCGAAAACTCACCGGTGACGAGGCGGTGTACCGAAAAGTTCTGGTGATAGATGGAACAACCGGGCAGAACGCTCTCCGCCAGGCCGAGCTTTTCCACGAGGCTGTGGGGGTTGACGCGGTTCTCCTCTCCAAGTATGACTCGGCGGCCCGGGGCGGGGTTCTGGTTCCCCTCCAGCGCTCGTTGGGATTACGCTGTGGCTGGGTGGGCACCGGTGAGACCTATCAGGATTTGCATCGTTTCTCTCCTGATGCCTATGTGGACGACCTTCTGGCGCCCTGA
- the prfB gene encoding peptide chain release factor 2 (programmed frameshift): MLQDMRQPLETLKQNVRSTWGIFDPDAVRAQIAEKELVTGDPDFWNDRERAERTMTEIKRLRQMIEPWEELIAEVEDTEALLELAMEEGDDSQEEEIRQALKDQQRRYDSLQLKQLLSDDADAAGAFLTIHSGAGGTEACDWVSMLYRMYRRWIDDHSMQVEVVDLLEAEGGIKSVTLEVKGDYAFGYLKAEAGVHRLVRISPYDSSGRRHTSFASVYVSPVIDDTIDVDLKMEDVRVDTYRASGAGGQHVNKTDSAVRMTHNPTGIVVQCQNERSQHKNRAMATTMLKSRLYEYYRQQQEAEQAAKAIEKKDISWGNQIRSYVFQPYTMVKDLRTSVETGNVQAVMDGDLDQFIEAFLKFQAGQALD, from the exons ATGCTACAAGATATGAGACAACCCCTGGAGACCCTGAAGCAGAACGTCCGCTCCACCTGG GGTATCTTTGACCCCGATGCAGTGCGAGCCCAGATAGCAGAAAAAGAACTTGTCACGGGTGATCCCGATTTCTGGAATGACCGGGAGAGAGCCGAACGGACCATGACCGAGATCAAGCGTCTGCGGCAGATGATCGAACCCTGGGAAGAACTGATTGCTGAGGTTGAGGACACCGAGGCGCTCCTGGAGCTGGCCATGGAAGAGGGCGATGACTCCCAGGAGGAGGAGATTCGCCAGGCTCTGAAAGATCAACAGCGGCGGTACGATTCACTCCAGCTCAAACAACTCCTGAGCGATGACGCCGATGCGGCGGGTGCTTTTCTCACGATACACAGCGGGGCCGGGGGAACCGAGGCCTGCGACTGGGTAAGCATGCTCTACCGGATGTACCGGCGGTGGATTGATGATCACTCCATGCAGGTGGAGGTGGTGGATTTGCTCGAGGCCGAGGGAGGCATCAAATCGGTGACTCTGGAGGTGAAGGGCGACTACGCCTTTGGATACCTGAAGGCCGAAGCAGGTGTCCATCGCCTGGTTCGCATCTCCCCCTACGATTCCAGCGGCCGTCGGCACACATCCTTTGCCTCGGTCTATGTTTCGCCGGTGATCGACGACACCATTGACGTGGATCTGAAGATGGAGGATGTGCGGGTCGATACCTACCGTGCCAGTGGTGCCGGAGGACAGCATGTAAATAAAACAGACTCGGCTGTCCGCATGACCCATAACCCTACAGGAATTGTTGTGCAATGCCAGAACGAGCGAAGTCAGCATAAAAACCGGGCCATGGCAACGACGATGCTCAAAAGCCGCCTCTATGAGTATTACCGGCAACAGCAGGAGGCGGAGCAGGCCGCCAAGGCGATAGAGAAAAAAGATATTTCCTGGGGGAATCAGATCAGGTCCTACGTTTTCCAGCCCTATACCATGGTGAAGGATCTTCGGACCTCGGTAGAGACGGGGAACGTTCAGGCCGTTATGGATGGTGATCTTGATCAGTTTATCGAGGCATTCCTCAAGTTTCAGGCCGGTCAGGCCCTGGATTAA
- the trhA gene encoding PAQR family membrane homeostasis protein TrhA — MSRYTSFYQWFLNHITLHDHDDEKEELLNGLTHLLGGGLSLVALSAILIKVATGDNPSLLAAGLVFGLSMILLYFSSGMYHLVSGPVVKRVMRIMDHTTIYVLIAGTYTPIMVYLGTSEARVVLFTVWGLAAAGFFFTIFFWGRYGFLHVLFYLGMGWIILLVWETLREAVPPGLVHWAIAGGITYSAGTIVYGLKMIPFYHAIWHLFVMGGSACFFIGIYQNIL, encoded by the coding sequence ATGAGTAGATACACTTCCTTTTATCAGTGGTTTTTGAACCACATAACGCTTCATGATCACGACGACGAGAAAGAGGAGCTTCTGAACGGCTTGACTCATCTTCTGGGAGGCGGCTTGAGCCTGGTAGCGCTCTCGGCAATTCTCATCAAGGTGGCGACGGGAGACAACCCCTCTCTGCTGGCAGCAGGGCTCGTCTTCGGGCTGTCCATGATTCTGCTCTACTTTTCCAGCGGAATGTATCACCTGGTTTCCGGGCCCGTGGTCAAGCGGGTGATGCGGATCATGGATCATACCACCATCTATGTTCTTATCGCCGGAACCTATACCCCGATTATGGTGTATCTGGGGACTTCCGAAGCGAGGGTTGTCCTGTTTACCGTTTGGGGGCTCGCTGCAGCGGGTTTCTTTTTCACGATTTTCTTCTGGGGGCGCTATGGGTTTCTCCATGTCCTCTTCTACCTTGGCATGGGCTGGATCATTCTGCTGGTCTGGGAGACCCTTCGTGAAGCTGTTCCTCCGGGGCTTGTGCACTGGGCAATTGCCGGAGGTATTACCTACTCAGCGGGGACAATCGTCTATGGCCTCAAGATGATTCCGTTTTACCATGCTATTTGGCATCTCTTTGTTATGGGCGGGAGCGCCTGTTTTTTCATCGGGATTTATCAGAACATCCTGTGA
- the glpK gene encoding glycerol kinase GlpK — protein sequence MAAKYVMAFDAGTTSSRAILFDHGGDIVAVAQQEFPQIYPKPGWVEHDPMDIWATQSGVARQVIEKAGAKPDEVSAIGITNQRETTIVWEKSTGKPVMNGIVWQDRRTAGICDEMKKKGLESYVKENTGLVIDAYFSGTKVKWILDNVPGARAKADAGELLMGTVDSWLIWKLTGGKVHVTDYSNASRTMLFNIKDLKWDEKMMKELGVPASMLPEVRPSSEIYGHTDEKTFGGAKIPVAAAIGDQQGALFGQACFEVGMAKNTYGTGSFVLLNTGTKRVPSNTGLLTTIAWGLDGKVEYALEGAIFVTGAAVQWLRDELKIVADAADTNYFASKVNDTNGVYMVPAFVGLGAPYWDQYARAAIVGLTRGANRDHIVRATLESIAYQTRDVIDCMEKDSGIENKELKVDGGASMNNFLMQFQADIIGVPVLRPKIVETTARGSAFLAGLASGFWKNKGDLATAFVLDRKFDPSIDKAERDKLYKGWQKAVTKAMDWEDH from the coding sequence ATGGCAGCAAAGTATGTGATGGCGTTCGACGCCGGGACGACCAGTAGTCGTGCGATCCTGTTCGATCACGGCGGCGACATCGTGGCTGTTGCTCAGCAAGAGTTCCCCCAGATCTATCCCAAGCCGGGCTGGGTTGAGCACGATCCGATGGACATCTGGGCAACCCAGAGTGGTGTCGCCCGTCAGGTGATCGAGAAGGCTGGAGCAAAGCCCGATGAAGTTTCCGCGATTGGTATCACCAACCAGCGAGAGACCACCATCGTCTGGGAGAAGAGCACTGGCAAGCCCGTCATGAACGGTATCGTCTGGCAGGATCGCCGTACCGCCGGTATCTGTGACGAAATGAAGAAGAAGGGCCTGGAGTCCTACGTCAAGGAAAACACCGGTCTGGTTATTGACGCATATTTCTCCGGAACCAAAGTGAAGTGGATTCTCGACAACGTTCCGGGAGCCCGTGCAAAAGCAGATGCTGGCGAACTCCTCATGGGAACCGTTGACAGCTGGCTGATCTGGAAGCTCACTGGAGGAAAGGTTCACGTTACCGACTATTCCAACGCATCCCGAACGATGCTTTTCAACATCAAAGACCTCAAGTGGGACGAAAAGATGATGAAGGAGCTGGGCGTGCCCGCTTCCATGCTTCCCGAAGTTCGCCCCTCCAGCGAGATCTATGGACACACCGACGAAAAAACCTTCGGTGGAGCAAAGATTCCTGTAGCCGCAGCGATCGGTGACCAGCAGGGTGCCCTCTTTGGACAGGCCTGTTTCGAAGTTGGTATGGCCAAGAACACCTATGGAACCGGTTCCTTTGTTCTTCTGAATACCGGAACAAAGCGGGTTCCCTCCAACACCGGTCTTCTGACCACCATCGCTTGGGGTCTGGACGGCAAGGTTGAGTACGCTCTGGAAGGCGCGATCTTCGTGACCGGTGCTGCTGTACAGTGGTTGCGGGACGAACTCAAGATCGTTGCTGATGCGGCTGACACAAACTACTTCGCCTCCAAGGTGAATGACACCAATGGTGTATACATGGTACCCGCCTTTGTCGGTCTTGGTGCTCCCTACTGGGATCAGTACGCTCGGGCCGCAATTGTGGGACTTACCCGTGGGGCAAACCGCGATCACATCGTGCGCGCCACCCTGGAATCCATCGCCTATCAGACCCGCGACGTTATCGATTGCATGGAGAAAGACTCCGGTATCGAGAACAAGGAGCTCAAGGTTGACGGTGGTGCTTCCATGAACAACTTCCTGATGCAGTTCCAGGCGGACATCATCGGTGTTCCCGTTCTTCGGCCGAAGATTGTTGAGACCACTGCTCGTGGTTCTGCGTTCCTCGCCGGTCTCGCTTCGGGATTCTGGAAGAACAAGGGTGATCTGGCAACAGCTTTTGTGCTGGACCGGAAGTTTGATCCCTCCATCGACAAGGCCGAACGCGACAAGCTCTACAAGGGCTGGCAGAAGGCTGTTACCAAGGCAATGGACTGGGAAGATCATTGA
- a CDS encoding NAD(P)/FAD-dependent oxidoreductase — MSQQKYDVVIVGAGIVGCMIARELSRYKLSVAVVERDSDVGMGQSTANSAIIHSGHDPAPGSLKALLNVRGNELWHQIAPELDIPLDKTGALIVAVGPEEQAGLRPLYERGKENGVKGLEILGREQVLEMEPHLTPDVTGALSTPTAGVVDPFQGVLGAAENAAINGVTFIFDAEVRGMIVENGTLTGIETTKGTIEAQWFINSAGVHSDELMHMVGDHPEFEITARRGEYFVFDDSAFTISSVLFPMPSEKGKGILVTTTTHGNAMVGPNSDPIEDKEDRSVTKEGMNSILSGAHRLVPAVSPRDVIATFAGLRATGNHAPDGKNKDFLIEVSSTVEGLVNLAGIESPGYVSSPAIAEYVAELLRDAGLKLEEKADWQARRSRIPRFRDLSHAERAALVAKNPAYGRIVCRCEEVTEGEIIDAIHSPIPATSYDAIKRRTWLGTGRCQGSFDYPRTMEILARELNVSMTEITKKGPGSVFLYRQTKEEVI; from the coding sequence GTGAGCCAGCAAAAGTACGATGTTGTTATCGTCGGAGCAGGGATCGTGGGGTGCATGATCGCACGAGAACTGTCCCGCTACAAGTTGTCCGTGGCCGTGGTCGAGCGGGATTCGGACGTAGGAATGGGCCAGAGCACGGCCAACAGCGCAATTATCCACTCCGGGCACGATCCGGCTCCGGGCTCGCTGAAGGCTCTGCTCAACGTCCGGGGCAACGAGCTCTGGCATCAGATTGCCCCCGAGCTGGATATCCCCCTGGACAAGACAGGAGCCCTGATCGTTGCTGTGGGCCCCGAAGAGCAGGCAGGGTTGCGGCCTCTCTACGAGCGGGGTAAAGAAAACGGGGTAAAAGGTCTCGAGATTCTTGGCAGAGAGCAAGTTCTGGAGATGGAGCCTCACCTTACCCCCGACGTTACGGGTGCACTTTCCACACCCACCGCCGGTGTGGTTGACCCCTTTCAGGGTGTGTTAGGTGCCGCCGAAAACGCCGCGATCAACGGGGTCACCTTTATCTTCGACGCTGAAGTACGCGGCATGATCGTAGAAAACGGTACGCTCACGGGAATCGAGACCACCAAAGGCACAATTGAAGCACAATGGTTCATCAACTCTGCCGGCGTTCACAGCGATGAACTCATGCACATGGTGGGAGATCACCCGGAGTTCGAGATCACCGCCCGCCGGGGTGAATACTTTGTTTTTGACGATTCGGCCTTCACCATCAGCAGCGTCCTCTTTCCCATGCCCAGCGAGAAGGGCAAGGGCATTCTGGTTACAACAACAACTCACGGGAACGCCATGGTGGGCCCCAACTCGGACCCCATTGAGGACAAGGAAGATCGGTCGGTCACCAAAGAGGGAATGAACTCCATCCTCTCCGGCGCCCACCGTCTGGTACCGGCAGTCTCCCCCCGGGATGTGATTGCCACTTTCGCAGGGCTGCGAGCCACGGGAAACCACGCCCCCGACGGCAAAAACAAGGACTTCCTGATTGAAGTTTCTTCCACCGTAGAGGGGTTGGTAAATCTGGCAGGCATTGAATCTCCCGGCTACGTCTCTTCGCCGGCTATCGCCGAATACGTGGCGGAGCTTCTGCGGGATGCCGGTCTCAAGCTGGAAGAGAAAGCAGACTGGCAAGCCAGGCGGAGCCGCATTCCCCGTTTTCGGGATCTCTCCCACGCAGAGCGGGCCGCCCTGGTCGCGAAGAACCCCGCCTACGGCCGCATTGTCTGCCGTTGCGAAGAGGTAACAGAGGGCGAGATCATCGATGCGATCCATTCGCCCATCCCTGCCACATCCTACGACGCTATCAAGCGCCGCACCTGGCTGGGCACGGGCCGTTGCCAGGGTAGCTTTGACTATCCCCGGACGATGGAGATCCTTGCACGGGAACTCAATGTGTCCATGACAGAGATCACCAAGAAGGGACCGGGTTCGGTGTTCCTGTACCGCCAGACAAAAGAGGAAGTAATCTGA